Proteins from a single region of Phycisphaeraceae bacterium D3-23:
- a CDS encoding Cof-type HAD-IIB family hydrolase: protein MRSRAPKRRATIRPEDDFDFDDWPDETPAPAQTPGAAAGSTQASADDDDDLAALDDLFPGEGSASAVPADAPIGIDPRFHIDLPTQGVSDSVFPYGVAAGIDYATGKPAQREPEPQAPKPVLPVGPPRFDLIALDLDGTLMRTDKKVAMFDVNAIKRAIQRGVKVVIATARPPRSSREIYLELGLDTPLINYNGALIHDPRPRNGAHGKHLVHQPLASSLARAMVECARAIDPGVVVTMEILDKCYTDHDDPTLQTETAKKFKPDYIGSLEVPLKHDITKLMFLAPGDRLKQVRKAIAEQFRGQAAFMESDEHVMQIAHQSVGKERALAWVAKSLGIPAEKCFAMGDAPNDAGMLRWAGKGIAVANAFGDARAAADVILKEGNDNEAVGHAIEDYVL, encoded by the coding sequence GTGCGATCCCGCGCACCCAAACGGAGAGCCACAATCCGCCCCGAAGACGACTTCGATTTCGACGACTGGCCCGACGAAACGCCCGCCCCCGCGCAAACGCCCGGCGCCGCCGCGGGCAGCACGCAGGCCTCCGCCGATGACGACGACGACCTCGCCGCGCTCGACGACCTGTTCCCCGGCGAGGGTTCTGCCTCGGCCGTGCCCGCCGACGCGCCGATCGGCATCGACCCCCGCTTCCACATCGACCTGCCCACCCAAGGCGTCTCCGACAGCGTCTTCCCCTACGGCGTCGCGGCCGGCATCGACTACGCCACGGGCAAGCCCGCGCAGCGCGAGCCCGAACCGCAAGCGCCAAAGCCCGTCCTCCCCGTCGGCCCGCCGAGGTTCGATCTCATCGCGCTCGACCTCGACGGCACGCTCATGCGCACCGACAAGAAGGTCGCGATGTTCGATGTCAACGCCATCAAACGCGCGATCCAGCGCGGCGTCAAAGTCGTCATCGCCACCGCCCGCCCGCCACGCTCCTCACGCGAGATCTACCTCGAACTCGGCCTCGACACCCCGCTCATCAACTACAACGGCGCACTCATCCACGACCCCCGCCCCCGGAACGGGGCCCACGGCAAACACCTCGTCCACCAGCCGCTCGCGTCTTCATTGGCCCGCGCGATGGTCGAATGTGCCCGGGCGATTGATCCGGGGGTCGTCGTCACGATGGAGATCCTCGACAAGTGCTACACCGACCACGACGACCCGACGCTCCAGACCGAGACCGCCAAGAAGTTCAAGCCCGACTATATTGGCTCGCTTGAGGTCCCGCTCAAACACGACATCACCAAGCTCATGTTCCTCGCGCCCGGCGACCGGCTCAAGCAGGTCCGCAAAGCCATCGCCGAGCAGTTCCGGGGCCAGGCCGCATTTATGGAGAGCGACGAGCACGTGATGCAGATCGCGCACCAGAGCGTCGGCAAGGAACGCGCGCTCGCCTGGGTCGCCAAGTCGCTGGGCATCCCCGCGGAAAAGTGTTTCGCGATGGGGGACGCGCCCAACGACGCGGGCATGCTGCGCTGGGCCGGCAAGGGCATCGCCGTCGCCAACGCCTTTGGCGACGCCCGCGCCGCCGCAGACGTCATCCTCAAAGAAGGCAACGACAACGAAGCAGTCGGGCACGCGATTGAGGATTATGTGTTGTAA
- the nth gene encoding endonuclease III → MPAKRKPAEPRITKAPEPERRRAARIYKRLESLYPDAHCALIHDNPFELLVATILSAQCTDVLVNKVTPGLFAALPTPQKMADADLAVIESHVSRVNFWRNKAKNLHAMANRLVDEYAGEVPQTMEDLVTLPGAARKTANVVLGNAFNINHGVVVDTHVGRIAKRFGLTEHDDPKKVERDLIALFPRKNWCALSHLMIYHGRQVCKARHALCADNALCRAYCSNAKAQVMEQ, encoded by the coding sequence ATGCCCGCGAAGCGTAAGCCCGCCGAGCCCAGGATCACCAAGGCCCCCGAGCCCGAGCGCCGCCGGGCCGCGCGCATCTACAAACGCCTCGAATCGCTCTACCCCGATGCGCACTGCGCGCTAATCCACGACAACCCCTTCGAGCTCCTCGTCGCGACCATCCTCTCGGCCCAGTGCACCGACGTCCTGGTCAACAAGGTCACCCCCGGGCTCTTCGCCGCGCTGCCCACGCCGCAAAAGATGGCCGACGCCGACCTCGCCGTCATCGAAAGCCATGTCAGCCGCGTCAACTTCTGGCGAAACAAGGCCAAGAACCTCCACGCCATGGCCAACCGGCTCGTCGACGAATACGCCGGCGAAGTCCCCCAGACGATGGAAGACCTCGTCACGCTCCCCGGCGCCGCCCGCAAGACCGCCAACGTCGTGCTGGGCAACGCGTTCAACATCAACCACGGCGTCGTCGTCGATACCCACGTCGGCCGCATCGCCAAACGCTTCGGGCTCACCGAGCACGACGACCCTAAGAAAGTCGAACGCGACCTCATAGCCCTCTTTCCCCGAAAAAACTGGTGCGCGCTCTCGCACCTGATGATCTACCACGGCCGACAGGTCTGCAAAGCCCGCCACGCGCTGTGCGCCGACAACGCCCTGTGCCGGGCGTACTGCAGCAATGCCAAGGCCCAAGTGATGGAGCAGTAG
- a CDS encoding sulfatase-like hydrolase/transferase, giving the protein MDRHATKPGPIVRLNRRRFLQYAALSTAGAALPASLTGCSASRAVSQDAPRRRPDVLVLLADDQTFNTIRMLGNAQVQTPHLDALAARGTTLSHCHNQGGWHGAICMASRAMMATGRHLYRITDPHDVRASGNLDTDHTLWGEHFRNSGYKTFGTGKWHNGADSFKRSFSHGDAVYLGGMHPYSEERRMNGGPILLGHEHVQLRHYDGAAGSFEQYDGDAWSTDCFIDAARAFVRDNAQGDDPLFTYVAFTAPHDPHHAPPEYRELYRDEDIELWPNFMPEHPFDTGDMRVRDEVMLPFPRDPEVIRSRMADYFAMVTHIDARIGDLLATLEELGRLDNTHIVFTADHGLGVGQHGLLGKQSQYDHSVRVPMVWAGPGIAPGEVSDELIYLHQMYATTCELAGIQTPGHIDAPTLGPVLRGERPGYDTLIGCYRDRQRMLRTDTHKLIRYPHNGEVQLFDMREDPWEMNDLAEDPAQRSRVRELDALLREWQPVVGDELELAAL; this is encoded by the coding sequence ATGGACCGCCACGCCACGAAGCCCGGGCCGATCGTCCGCTTGAACCGCCGCCGCTTTCTCCAATACGCCGCGCTCTCGACTGCGGGGGCGGCGCTGCCCGCTTCGCTCACCGGCTGCTCGGCGTCCCGGGCGGTGTCGCAGGACGCCCCGCGGCGCAGGCCCGACGTGCTGGTGCTGCTCGCCGACGACCAGACGTTCAACACGATCCGCATGCTGGGCAACGCGCAGGTCCAGACGCCCCACCTCGATGCGCTCGCCGCGCGCGGCACGACCCTGTCGCACTGCCACAATCAGGGCGGCTGGCACGGCGCGATCTGCATGGCCAGCCGGGCGATGATGGCGACGGGCCGACACCTCTACCGCATCACCGACCCCCACGACGTGCGCGCCTCGGGCAACCTCGACACCGACCACACCCTCTGGGGCGAGCACTTTCGCAATAGCGGCTACAAGACCTTTGGCACGGGCAAGTGGCACAACGGCGCGGACTCCTTCAAACGCAGCTTCTCGCATGGCGACGCCGTCTACCTCGGCGGGATGCACCCGTACTCCGAAGAGCGCCGCATGAACGGCGGGCCCATCCTCCTTGGCCACGAGCACGTCCAGCTCCGACACTACGACGGCGCGGCCGGGAGCTTCGAGCAGTACGACGGCGACGCGTGGTCCACCGATTGCTTCATCGATGCCGCCCGCGCCTTTGTCCGCGACAACGCGCAGGGCGACGACCCGCTGTTCACCTACGTCGCCTTCACCGCGCCCCACGACCCCCACCACGCACCTCCGGAGTACCGTGAGCTTTATCGCGACGAAGACATCGAGCTCTGGCCCAACTTCATGCCCGAGCACCCGTTCGACACCGGCGACATGCGCGTGCGCGACGAGGTCATGCTCCCGTTCCCGCGCGACCCCGAAGTCATCCGCTCGCGCATGGCCGACTACTTCGCGATGGTCACGCACATCGACGCCCGTATCGGCGACCTGCTCGCCACGCTCGAAGAACTCGGCCGGCTCGACAACACCCACATCGTCTTCACCGCCGACCACGGCCTGGGCGTCGGGCAGCACGGATTACTCGGTAAACAAAGCCAATACGACCACTCCGTCCGCGTCCCCATGGTCTGGGCAGGTCCCGGCATCGCGCCCGGCGAGGTCAGCGACGAACTCATCTACCTCCACCAGATGTACGCCACCACCTGCGAACTCGCGGGGATTCAGACGCCCGGCCACATCGACGCGCCAACGCTTGGCCCCGTCCTGCGCGGCGAACGCCCGGGCTACGACACGCTCATCGGCTGCTACCGCGACCGCCAGCGCATGCTCCGCACCGACACCCACAAGCTCATCCGCTACCCGCACAACGGCGAGGTCCAGCTCTTCGACATGCGCGAAGACCCGTGGGAGATGAACGACCTGGCCGAAGACCCCGCGCAGCGCAGCCGCGTGCGCGAGCTCGACGCGCTGCTGCGTGAATGGCAGCCGGTGGTGGGGGATGAGTTGGAGTTGGCGGCGCTCTAA
- a CDS encoding sulfatase-like hydrolase/transferase, which produces MRCFTRLLFCVLLFIAVTKPTLALAQPDRPNILVIVTDDQSPFTLSSYGNTVCRTPNLDALAAGGMVLDRAYHMGAWSGAVCTPSRHMIMSGRTVWHIPGRGNPNNGNAELVPPDLAEQTMAAVFNRAGYVTFRTCKRGNSYEAANAQFTHRHDMTRRGGTAETGSQWHGDRAVEFLEAMAEQDEERPLLMYLGFSHPHDVRDGLPDLLEHYGAYNANQPPTEVNPDAPPLPANYLPEHPFHHGHPNLRDEVNVRGVMRSRTEATIRNEIGREYACIENIDRQIGRVLQQLDAMGELDNTYILFTADHGMSVGRHGLTGKQNLYEHTWRVPMILAGPGIAPGSRAPGDTYLLDILPTICDFAGVDAPDTVEGTSFAPVARGEAGSIRDVLYGVYSGGTKPGMRCVRLGDWKLIKYDVLDGEVRETQLFNLADNPDELLIEHHDPAVVALTGNTPEAHQVNLADDPRYAAKRAELEALLRSEMDRLDDPYRLWDQPE; this is translated from the coding sequence TTGCGATGTTTCACCCGCTTGCTGTTTTGCGTGCTGCTGTTTATCGCGGTCACGAAGCCGACGCTGGCTTTGGCGCAGCCCGATCGCCCCAACATCCTCGTCATCGTCACCGATGACCAGTCGCCGTTCACTTTGAGCAGCTACGGCAACACGGTCTGCCGGACGCCGAACCTCGATGCGCTTGCCGCGGGCGGGATGGTGCTCGACCGGGCGTACCACATGGGGGCGTGGTCGGGCGCGGTGTGTACGCCGTCGCGGCACATGATCATGTCGGGCCGGACGGTCTGGCACATCCCGGGCCGGGGCAACCCGAACAATGGCAACGCGGAACTCGTCCCGCCGGACCTGGCCGAGCAGACAATGGCGGCGGTGTTCAACCGCGCGGGCTACGTCACCTTCCGCACCTGCAAGCGCGGCAACAGCTACGAAGCCGCCAACGCACAGTTCACCCACCGCCACGACATGACCCGCCGCGGCGGCACGGCCGAGACCGGCAGCCAATGGCACGGCGACCGCGCGGTCGAATTCCTTGAAGCGATGGCCGAGCAGGACGAAGAACGCCCGCTGCTCATGTACCTCGGCTTCTCCCACCCCCACGACGTCCGCGACGGGCTCCCCGACCTGCTCGAACACTACGGCGCGTATAACGCCAATCAGCCGCCCACCGAAGTCAACCCGGACGCGCCGCCGCTGCCCGCCAACTACCTCCCCGAACACCCGTTCCATCACGGCCACCCCAACCTCCGCGACGAGGTCAACGTCCGCGGCGTCATGCGCTCCCGCACGGAGGCGACGATCCGCAACGAGATCGGACGGGAGTACGCCTGTATCGAAAACATCGACCGACAGATCGGCCGCGTGCTGCAGCAGCTCGACGCGATGGGCGAGCTCGACAACACCTACATCCTATTCACCGCCGACCACGGCATGTCGGTCGGCCGACACGGACTAACCGGCAAGCAGAACCTCTACGAACACACCTGGCGCGTCCCGATGATCCTCGCCGGCCCGGGCATCGCCCCCGGAAGTAGAGCGCCCGGGGACACGTACCTGCTCGATATCCTGCCGACGATCTGCGACTTCGCCGGGGTCGATGCGCCCGACACCGTTGAAGGCACGAGCTTTGCGCCGGTTGCGCGCGGTGAAGCAGGGTCGATCCGCGACGTGCTCTACGGCGTCTACTCCGGCGGGACCAAGCCGGGCATGCGCTGCGTCCGCCTGGGCGACTGGAAGCTCATCAAATACGACGTGCTCGACGGCGAAGTCCGCGAGACGCAGCTCTTCAACCTCGCGGACAACCCCGACGAGCTGTTGATCGAGCACCACGACCCGGCCGTAGTCGCGCTGACCGGCAATACACCCGAGGCGCACCAGGTCAACCTCGCCGACGACCCGCGCTACGCGGCCAAGCGCGCGGAGCTTGAGGCGTTGCTGCGTTCCGAGATGGACCGGCTGGACGACCCGTACCGGCTGTGGGACCAGCCCGAGTAA
- a CDS encoding amidohydrolase family protein, translating to MPTPSSASSASTGVTPASTAGARPVSDANRLGLDYKREAGAFGYAGPITDIHTHVSSPESARVFFEAADDYGIDHVWTMTGLDNALRNTAELEPALRDRLHYIAVPDYAKRDDPGTFTTQWHRDIESFYELGSRIMKLWAAPRARDFAGDDLLLDSPNRLEGIRLAYDAGYRIFMTHVGDPDTWFQTVYADAARYGTKPQQFEPLAKLLDQYHDVTWIGAHMGGNPEDLDWLHGFLEAHPNYVVDTSATKWQIRELSKHPKRFVEFVEANPGRVLFGSDIVASADNYRTPGDGGPEAGGGGYDLYASRYWALRTVIETGYQGSSPIVDPDLSKVDPSVDPLATADLAGASMPKTLLQSLYHGNAAAILGL from the coding sequence ATGCCGACGCCCTCTTCCGCCTCTTCCGCATCAACCGGTGTGACGCCCGCCTCGACCGCCGGGGCGCGCCCGGTCAGCGACGCCAACCGTCTTGGGCTCGACTACAAGCGCGAAGCCGGCGCGTTCGGCTACGCCGGGCCGATCACCGACATCCACACGCACGTGTCGTCGCCCGAGTCGGCGCGGGTCTTCTTCGAGGCGGCGGACGACTACGGCATCGATCACGTCTGGACCATGACGGGGCTCGACAACGCCCTGCGTAACACGGCCGAGCTCGAGCCCGCGCTGCGCGATCGGCTGCACTACATCGCCGTGCCCGACTACGCGAAGCGCGACGACCCCGGCACGTTTACTACGCAGTGGCACCGCGACATCGAGTCGTTCTACGAGCTGGGCTCGCGCATCATGAAGCTCTGGGCCGCGCCGCGCGCCCGCGACTTCGCCGGCGACGACCTGCTGCTCGACTCGCCCAACCGGCTTGAAGGGATCCGCCTCGCCTACGACGCCGGCTACCGCATCTTCATGACCCACGTCGGCGACCCCGACACCTGGTTCCAGACCGTGTACGCCGACGCGGCGCGCTACGGCACGAAGCCGCAGCAATTCGAGCCGCTCGCCAAACTCCTGGATCAGTACCACGACGTCACCTGGATCGGCGCGCACATGGGCGGCAACCCCGAAGACCTGGACTGGCTCCACGGCTTCCTCGAGGCGCACCCGAACTATGTCGTCGACACCTCCGCGACCAAGTGGCAAATCCGTGAGCTGAGCAAGCACCCCAAACGGTTCGTTGAGTTTGTCGAGGCGAACCCCGGCCGGGTGCTCTTCGGCAGCGACATCGTCGCGAGCGCCGACAACTACCGCACCCCCGGCGACGGCGGGCCGGAGGCCGGGGGCGGCGGGTACGACCTCTATGCGTCGCGCTACTGGGCGCTGCGCACGGTGATCGAGACGGGCTACCAGGGCTCCTCGCCAATCGTGGACCCGGACCTGTCGAAGGTCGATCCGTCTGTGGACCCGCTCGCCACGGCCGACTTGGCGGGGGCGTCGATGCCGAAAACACTGCTGCAATCGCTGTACCACGGCAACGCGGCCGCAATACTCGGGCTGTAG
- a CDS encoding sulfatase-like hydrolase/transferase produces the protein MMKPTTLLCTFMLSALAVIAIGCATQPDDSAAADPAETDPRPNVLFIMADDMGYECLGANGGTSYDTPRLDALAANGLRFTNAHAQPICTPSRVQLMTGIYNNRNYLRFGQLDPEANTFAHLFRDAGYATVIAGKWQLGGGLGAPDHFGFDEYCLWQLTRAGPGKIAPRYPNPGLEVNGEVVDYTGGTYGPDIVSDYLCGFFERHTDQPFFAYYPMILPHFPFQPTPDSDAWDPTESREYPRREWRDAWFADMVAYTDHVVGKLVDQLDELGLLENTIIVFVGDNGTYFNLTSQLNGRDVVGGKGKTIDTGTHVPLVVHWPAAVEPGRVSESLVDLSDFLPTLADAAGIDVPAGWEVNGISFAEELRGGAPSSRTYIYCWYQRNGVRETASQHVRTAQLKLYADGRLFNTLEDPDETTPIGTATLNAEDRATYAMLSDALGHHTTITEACDPIQNEKRGE, from the coding sequence ATGATGAAACCCACAACGCTGCTCTGCACATTCATGCTCAGCGCGCTCGCCGTCATCGCAATCGGCTGTGCCACCCAGCCCGACGATAGCGCAGCGGCAGACCCCGCCGAGACCGACCCACGCCCCAACGTCCTGTTCATCATGGCAGACGACATGGGCTACGAGTGTCTTGGTGCCAACGGCGGAACGTCATATGACACACCACGCCTTGATGCGCTCGCCGCGAACGGCCTCCGTTTCACCAACGCCCACGCCCAGCCGATCTGCACGCCCTCGCGCGTCCAGCTCATGACCGGCATCTACAACAACCGAAACTACCTCCGCTTTGGCCAGCTCGACCCCGAGGCCAACACCTTCGCCCACCTCTTCCGCGACGCGGGGTACGCGACCGTGATCGCCGGCAAGTGGCAACTCGGCGGCGGCCTGGGCGCGCCCGACCACTTCGGCTTCGACGAGTACTGCCTCTGGCAGCTCACCCGGGCCGGGCCCGGCAAGATCGCGCCGCGCTACCCCAACCCCGGGCTCGAAGTCAACGGCGAGGTCGTCGACTACACCGGCGGCACCTACGGGCCGGACATCGTCAGCGACTACCTCTGCGGATTCTTTGAGCGCCACACGGACCAGCCATTCTTCGCGTACTACCCGATGATCCTGCCGCACTTCCCGTTCCAGCCGACGCCAGACAGCGACGCTTGGGACCCGACCGAGAGCCGGGAGTACCCCCGCCGGGAATGGCGCGACGCATGGTTCGCCGACATGGTCGCCTACACCGACCACGTCGTCGGCAAGCTGGTCGATCAGCTCGACGAACTCGGTCTCTTAGAGAACACGATCATCGTCTTCGTCGGCGACAACGGCACGTACTTCAACCTCACCTCGCAACTCAACGGGCGCGACGTCGTCGGCGGCAAGGGCAAGACGATCGACACGGGCACGCACGTCCCGCTGGTCGTGCACTGGCCCGCGGCGGTGGAACCGGGCCGGGTGAGCGAGAGTCTCGTCGACCTGTCGGACTTCCTCCCGACGCTCGCCGACGCGGCAGGGATCGATGTGCCCGCGGGCTGGGAGGTCAACGGCATCAGCTTCGCCGAAGAGCTGCGCGGGGGCGCCCCGTCATCCCGCACATACATCTACTGCTGGTACCAACGCAACGGCGTCCGCGAAACCGCCAGCCAACACGTCCGCACCGCGCAGCTCAAGCTCTACGCCGATGGCCGATTGTTCAATACGCTGGAAGACCCCGACGAAACCACACCGATCGGCACCGCGACACTGAACGCAGAAGACCGCGCGACCTACGCCATGCTGAGCGACGCGCTCGGGCATCACACCACCATCACCGAAGCCTGCGACCCGATCCAGAACGAGAAGCGCGGGGAGTAA
- the argC gene encoding N-acetyl-gamma-glutamyl-phosphate reductase, translated as MTPAPDPDRPKTRAAIVGCTGYTGYVLIDLLLRHPYAEVTYLASHRATPPDLREEFPQLLGRLDAEVAVARPIDAELIAQSADVVFLGLPHKAAMAHAPAMLDAGLRVIDLSADYRIESQELYERVYDTKHDDPGNLADAVYGIPELFRSALPGATLVANPGCYPTAAALAIAPLLSHALVKTGRIVINANSGVTGAGRSPKPHLHFPEFNQNYTPYGTIGGHRHQPEIAQTLTRVAGKPIDPLFVPHLLPVDRGILETVYLEPADPDVTEAELLSAFDDAYADEPFVRVREDLPGIKDVVGTNFCDVSVRLTEHGDAKTVVVFAAEDNLMKGASGQAVQNMNAVFELPETAGLL; from the coding sequence ATGACCCCAGCACCCGACCCCGACCGACCCAAGACCCGCGCCGCCATCGTCGGCTGCACGGGGTACACCGGCTACGTCCTCATCGACCTGCTGCTGCGCCACCCGTACGCCGAGGTCACGTACCTCGCGTCGCACCGCGCGACGCCGCCCGACCTGCGCGAGGAGTTCCCGCAGCTCCTGGGTCGGCTGGACGCCGAGGTCGCGGTCGCGCGCCCGATCGATGCCGAGCTGATCGCGCAGTCGGCCGATGTTGTGTTCCTCGGCCTGCCGCACAAGGCCGCGATGGCGCACGCCCCGGCGATGCTCGATGCCGGCCTGCGCGTGATCGACCTGAGCGCCGACTACCGGATCGAGTCGCAGGAGCTCTACGAGCGTGTGTACGACACGAAGCACGACGACCCGGGCAACCTGGCCGACGCGGTGTACGGCATCCCAGAGCTGTTCCGAAGCGCGCTGCCGGGTGCGACGCTTGTCGCCAACCCGGGCTGCTACCCGACCGCCGCGGCGCTCGCGATTGCGCCGCTCTTGAGCCACGCGCTGGTCAAGACCGGCCGCATCGTCATCAACGCCAACTCGGGCGTCACCGGGGCGGGCCGATCGCCCAAGCCCCACCTCCACTTCCCCGAGTTCAACCAGAACTACACGCCCTACGGCACGATCGGCGGGCACCGCCACCAGCCCGAGATCGCGCAGACCCTCACGCGCGTCGCGGGCAAGCCCATCGACCCGCTCTTCGTGCCCCACCTGTTGCCCGTGGACCGCGGCATCCTCGAGACGGTGTATCTGGAGCCCGCCGACCCGGACGTGACGGAGGCGGAACTGCTCTCGGCGTTCGATGATGCGTACGCGGACGAGCCGTTCGTGCGGGTGCGCGAGGACTTACCGGGGATTAAGGATGTGGTGGGTACGAACTTCTGTGACGTATCGGTCCGGCTGACCGAGCACGGGGATGCGAAGACGGTCGTGGTGTTCGCGGCCGAGGACAACCTGATGAAGGGCGCGAGCGGTCAGGCGGTCCAGAACATGAACGCGGTGTTCGAGCTGCCCGAGACGGCGGGGCTTTTGTAA
- a CDS encoding Hsp20/alpha crystallin family protein → MIHTMNKVWDNPLEMLRDVDRAIGKRFNFDTGDLTAQYPVDIHEDDDALTVEAELPGFAKDEVDVNIDQGVLTISAERKPADRTNGGEKPVGTMHVHERKYLRVARKFTLPGSVDPTNVDAKLADGVLTLKLSKRDEVKPRKIQVQ, encoded by the coding sequence ATGATCCACACCATGAACAAAGTCTGGGACAACCCCCTCGAGATGCTCCGCGACGTCGACCGCGCGATCGGCAAACGCTTCAACTTCGACACCGGCGACCTCACCGCGCAGTACCCCGTCGACATCCACGAAGACGACGACGCCCTCACCGTTGAGGCCGAGCTGCCCGGCTTCGCCAAGGACGAGGTCGATGTCAACATCGACCAGGGCGTCCTCACCATCAGCGCCGAACGCAAGCCGGCCGACCGCACCAACGGCGGCGAGAAGCCCGTCGGCACGATGCACGTCCACGAACGCAAGTACCTCCGCGTCGCCCGCAAGTTCACCCTGCCCGGCTCGGTGGACCCGACAAACGTCGACGCGAAGCTGGCGGACGGCGTGCTGACGCTGAAGCTCTCGAAGCGCGACGAAGTCAAGCCCCGCAAGATCCAGGTGCAGTAA
- the tpx gene encoding thiol peroxidase: MASRTDTVTLKGNPVKLAGEAVGVGDAAPGFTGTGLDLADVSLADYAGKTVILSTVPSLDTGTCDLQTKRFNKEAGEGGIVVLTVSCDLPFAMKRWCGATDSDAVVCVSDFKHRAFGKAYGLEIADGPLQSLITRSVMVVDPAGKIVYQEIVPEIAHEPNYDAALDAAKALA, from the coding sequence ATGGCTTCACGCACCGACACCGTCACACTCAAGGGCAACCCCGTTAAACTTGCCGGCGAAGCCGTCGGCGTCGGCGACGCCGCGCCGGGCTTCACGGGCACCGGGCTCGACCTCGCCGACGTGTCGCTCGCCGACTACGCGGGCAAGACCGTGATCCTCTCGACCGTGCCGTCGCTCGATACGGGCACGTGCGATCTGCAGACCAAGCGGTTTAACAAAGAAGCAGGCGAGGGCGGCATTGTCGTGCTGACGGTCTCCTGCGACCTGCCGTTTGCGATGAAGCGGTGGTGCGGCGCGACCGACTCCGACGCCGTGGTTTGTGTCTCAGACTTCAAGCATCGCGCGTTCGGCAAGGCCTACGGCCTCGAGATCGCCGACGGCCCGCTGCAGTCGCTTATCACACGCAGCGTCATGGTCGTCGATCCGGCCGGCAAGATCGTCTACCAGGAGATCGTCCCCGAGATCGCCCACGAACCCAACTACGACGCGGCGCTCGACGCGGCCAAGGCGCTGGCATAA
- the cysK gene encoding cysteine synthase A, whose product MTDTVGNTPLVKLNRVVPDGANIYVKCEFFNPMASVKDRIGRAMIDQAEKDGLINKDTHIVEPTSGNTGIALAFICAARGYKVTLTMPESMSLERRALLRALGAELVLTPAAGGMKDAIAKAAELVAAGDNAWMPQQFENPANPQAHYDTTGPELWNDLDGKVDILVAGVGTGGTISGAGKFLKEKNPNVQLVAVEPVDSPVISGGSPGPHKIQGIGAGFIPKNLNTDIVDHIETVTNDEAFNWSRRVAREEALFGGISTGANICAACNIASKPENAGKNIVTIGCSFGERYLSTPMFADLQG is encoded by the coding sequence ATGACCGACACGGTCGGCAACACGCCGCTGGTGAAGCTCAACCGCGTCGTGCCCGACGGCGCGAACATCTACGTCAAGTGCGAGTTCTTCAACCCGATGGCCAGCGTCAAGGACCGGATCGGCCGGGCCATGATCGACCAGGCCGAGAAGGACGGGCTCATCAACAAGGACACCCACATCGTCGAGCCGACCTCGGGCAACACGGGGATCGCGCTGGCGTTCATCTGCGCCGCGCGCGGCTACAAAGTCACTTTGACGATGCCCGAGTCGATGTCGCTCGAACGACGGGCGTTGCTGCGGGCGCTGGGCGCCGAGCTCGTACTCACCCCCGCGGCCGGGGGCATGAAAGACGCGATCGCCAAGGCCGCCGAGCTCGTCGCGGCGGGCGACAACGCCTGGATGCCTCAGCAATTCGAGAACCCCGCGAACCCGCAGGCCCACTACGACACGACCGGCCCGGAGCTCTGGAACGACCTCGACGGCAAGGTCGATATCCTCGTCGCCGGCGTCGGCACGGGCGGCACCATCAGCGGCGCCGGCAAGTTCCTGAAAGAAAAAAACCCCAACGTCCAGCTCGTCGCCGTCGAGCCCGTCGACTCCCCCGTCATCTCCGGCGGCAGCCCGGGCCCGCACAAAATCCAGGGCATCGGCGCAGGATTCATCCCCAAAAACCTCAACACCGACATCGTCGATCACATCGAAACCGTCACCAACGACGAGGCCTTCAACTGGTCCCGCCGTGTTGCGCGTGAGGAAGCGCTCTTCGGCGGTATCTCGACCGGTGCCAATATCTGCGCCGCCTGCAACATCGCGAGCAAGCCCGAGAACGCCGGGAAAAACATCGTCACCATCGGCTGCTCGTTCGGCGAACGCTACCTCTCAACCCCGATGTTCGCGGACCTGCAGGGGTAA